A DNA window from Gammaproteobacteria bacterium contains the following coding sequences:
- the ruvB gene encoding Holliday junction branch migration DNA helicase RuvB translates to MSTDRIIAPAASTDDEALDRAIRPKKLVDYVGQPTVREQMGIFIQAAKKRSEALDHTLIFGPPGLGKTTLAHIIAMELGVNLRHSAGPVLERPGDLAAILTNLEAHDVLFVDEIHRLSPVVEEVLYPAMEDYQLDIMIGEGPAARSIKLDLPPFTLVGATTRAGLLTSPLRDRFGIVQRLEFYGVEDLIAIVQRSARILGVELERGGAEQIARRSRGTPRIANRLLRRVRDYAEVKAGGRISAGVADSALDLLDVDQQGFDLMDRKLLLAIIEKFDGGPVGVDSLAAAIGEERGTIEDVLEPFLIQQGFMMRTARGRVVTRHAYLHFGLPAEPQSGGEAGLPLFDKSQDFCQPGN, encoded by the coding sequence ATGAGCACCGACCGTATCATTGCCCCTGCTGCCAGCACTGACGACGAGGCTCTGGACCGGGCCATCCGTCCCAAGAAACTGGTGGACTACGTAGGTCAGCCGACGGTGCGCGAACAGATGGGCATCTTCATACAGGCCGCGAAGAAACGATCTGAAGCACTTGATCACACATTAATTTTTGGCCCTCCTGGACTGGGAAAAACCACCCTCGCCCATATTATCGCCATGGAATTGGGCGTGAATTTGCGCCACAGCGCCGGCCCCGTGCTGGAACGGCCCGGTGACCTGGCCGCCATCCTCACCAACCTGGAAGCCCACGATGTACTGTTTGTGGACGAGATTCACCGCTTAAGCCCCGTGGTGGAAGAAGTGCTCTACCCGGCCATGGAGGACTACCAACTCGACATCATGATCGGCGAAGGCCCCGCCGCGCGCTCCATCAAGCTGGATTTACCGCCCTTCACCCTGGTGGGGGCCACCACCCGCGCCGGTCTGCTGACCTCGCCGCTGCGGGACCGCTTCGGCATCGTTCAGCGCCTGGAGTTCTACGGCGTGGAAGACCTGATCGCCATTGTGCAACGCTCCGCCCGCATCTTGGGAGTGGAACTGGAGCGGGGCGGGGCGGAGCAAATCGCCCGGCGCTCCCGTGGCACACCCCGTATCGCCAACCGCCTGTTGCGCCGGGTGCGCGATTACGCCGAGGTGAAAGCCGGCGGGCGCATCTCCGCCGGGGTGGCGGACAGCGCCCTGGACCTGTTGGATGTGGACCAACAGGGTTTCGATCTCATGGACCGCAAACTGTTGCTGGCCATCATTGAAAAATTTGACGGGGGACCGGTGGGGGTGGACAGTCTGGCGGCTGCCATCGGTGAAGAGCGCGGCACCATCGAAGACGTGCTGGAACCCTTTCTGATCCAGCAGGGCTTTATGATGCGCACTGCCCGCGGCCGGGTGGTGACACGCCACGCTTATCTGCACTTCGGCCTGCCGGCGGAGCCACAATCCGGAGGGGAGGCCGGTCTGCCCCTGTTTGATAAAAGTCAGGACTTTTGTCAACCCGGCAATTAA